The following are from one region of the Alkalimarinus sediminis genome:
- the livG gene encoding high-affinity branched-chain amino acid ABC transporter ATP-binding protein LivG, with protein MANAMLKVRDLSMRFGGLLAVNGVALDVNEREIISVIGPNGAGKTTVFNCISGFYTPTGGNINYKGQEIHTLADYKISRLGMVRTFQHVRLFSQMTVIENLLVAQHRHVNTNLFSGLFKTPSYRKKEQESIDRAVYWLKKVNLLEFANREAGNLAYGQQRRLEIARCMVTEPGLLMLDEPAAGLNPKETKELDELIVSLKEDYNVSILLIEHDMNLVMGISDRIYVINQGQPLASGTPDQIKANPDVIKAYLGEV; from the coding sequence ATGGCTAATGCGATGTTAAAAGTAAGAGATTTATCAATGCGCTTTGGCGGCCTGCTAGCCGTAAATGGCGTAGCACTTGATGTTAATGAACGCGAGATTATCTCCGTCATCGGTCCAAACGGTGCAGGTAAAACGACTGTTTTCAACTGTATCAGTGGCTTCTATACACCAACAGGCGGCAATATAAACTATAAAGGGCAGGAAATTCACACTCTTGCAGATTATAAGATTAGCCGTCTCGGCATGGTGAGAACCTTCCAGCATGTTCGGTTATTCAGCCAAATGACTGTCATTGAGAACTTGTTAGTGGCCCAACATAGGCACGTAAACACCAACTTGTTCTCAGGCCTTTTTAAGACCCCCTCTTATCGTAAAAAAGAGCAGGAGTCGATCGACAGAGCAGTTTACTGGCTAAAGAAAGTTAACCTGTTAGAGTTTGCTAACCGAGAAGCTGGAAACCTTGCATACGGTCAACAAAGAAGACTCGAAATAGCACGATGCATGGTAACCGAGCCAGGTTTGCTCATGCTCGACGAACCGGCAGCAGGACTCAACCCTAAAGAAACAAAAGAGCTTGATGAGCTAATAGTTAGCCTTAAAGAGGACTATAACGTTTCGATTTTGCTGATTGAACACGACATGAATTTGGTCATGGGCATTTCAGATAGAATTTATGTTATTAATCAAGGCCAACCCCTTGCTTCTGGCACGCCAGACCAAATTAAGGCTAATCCAGACGTCATCAAAGCTTACTTGGGAGAGGTGTAA
- a CDS encoding ABC transporter ATP-binding protein has translation MLKLENVHTHYGKIEALKGVSLEVNKGEIVSLIGANGAGKSTLLMTVCGDPRASSGKIFFEGKDITQSNTAEIMRSGVAIVPEGRRVFSGLTVLENLHMGGFFTNKHDFDSTLEHVFQLFPRLRERQNQRSGTMSGGEQQMLAIGRALMTKPRMIFLDEPSLGLAPIIINQIFEIIEQLRDEGMTVFLVEQNANQALRLADRGYVLENGEVVLQDTGDNLLVNEDVRKAYLGG, from the coding sequence ATGCTCAAGCTAGAAAATGTTCATACCCATTATGGTAAGATTGAAGCGTTAAAAGGGGTCTCTCTAGAGGTCAACAAAGGCGAAATCGTATCATTGATTGGTGCTAATGGTGCGGGCAAATCGACCCTGCTAATGACAGTATGCGGAGACCCTAGAGCAAGCTCTGGAAAGATATTCTTTGAAGGTAAAGATATTACCCAATCCAATACCGCTGAGATTATGCGAAGCGGTGTTGCGATAGTCCCCGAAGGACGTCGAGTATTTTCAGGCCTAACAGTGTTAGAAAATCTGCATATGGGCGGTTTCTTTACCAATAAGCACGACTTCGACTCAACACTAGAACACGTTTTTCAGTTGTTTCCGAGGTTGCGCGAGCGTCAAAACCAGCGCAGTGGCACTATGTCTGGTGGAGAGCAGCAGATGCTAGCTATCGGTCGTGCACTAATGACCAAGCCTCGCATGATATTTCTAGACGAGCCATCACTTGGTCTAGCGCCTATCATCATTAATCAGATATTCGAAATCATCGAACAACTGAGAGATGAAGGCATGACCGTGTTTTTGGTAGAGCAGAATGCAAACCAAGCACTGCGTCTTGCGGATAGGGGCTATGTTCTCGAAAACGGTGAGGTTGTACTTCAGGATACCGGTGACAACTTATTAGTTAATGAGGATGTGCGTAAAGCCTATTTAGGCGGGTAG
- a CDS encoding DUF4105 domain-containing protein codes for MHLIRCLFSLLLLSGLSVANALADTDSVNPYVESVKHKAAQLKLSEDDIWQRLLHYRQDYFSETGVSSYVDDKRFFYADDGHYNAESELQKTIDALFIKDDLGNEHAQCRFVYRYQWLSQKLELDPKKLPVTNCVDYIEWREQVNAHSVSLIFPATALNSPSSMFGHTLLRFDPKDIEGGSDWLSYALNFGANINNDDDSVSFAFRGLAGGYPGVYNMMRYFEKIKEYNRMENRDIWEYKLNYTPEEVDLILTHVWELKDINFDYYFFDENCAFRLLELLELVRPEVNLTARFKLDAIPTNTVRAVVEEGLVESTHFRPSELAELHARIDSLPKSIQRLGKELSNDIDVMQQPEFKALDQAQQGEVVQIAYSYLRYVQLQIPRDDEMAKRSYQLLLALNKLSSEKVVVERPAAPETGHKTITAGVSAGERNDDLFQQVNYRVTYHDLLDNEKGYLRGAQIILFNTEVRHYNDDGLKFNRFDLVDITSLSKRNMFLKPLSWKVQVGYERVYSRNDEVGVLQLNGGAGHSYEVTKNIEMFGLLTGRIEHNKRFNSILEPAIGAEAGMLYYSPIGTQKLDISGAQFLNDDYRMRAEFAQNINLGVDHALRLSLAQEWHNDDDFFDISLGYRYYF; via the coding sequence ATGCACCTTATTCGTTGTTTGTTTTCTCTCTTACTATTAAGTGGGCTATCAGTCGCCAATGCTTTGGCAGATACAGATTCTGTAAACCCCTATGTTGAATCTGTTAAGCATAAAGCTGCACAGCTGAAACTTTCTGAAGATGATATCTGGCAGCGATTACTGCATTATCGACAAGACTACTTTTCAGAAACAGGTGTTAGTAGTTATGTTGACGATAAGCGGTTTTTTTATGCTGATGACGGTCATTACAATGCAGAAAGCGAACTTCAAAAGACAATCGATGCATTGTTTATTAAAGATGACTTGGGTAACGAGCATGCTCAATGCCGTTTTGTTTATCGCTATCAATGGCTATCTCAAAAGCTGGAGTTAGACCCCAAAAAGCTGCCTGTTACAAACTGTGTCGACTACATTGAGTGGAGAGAGCAGGTCAACGCCCATTCAGTATCCCTTATATTCCCAGCTACTGCGCTAAATAGCCCTTCTTCAATGTTTGGACATACGTTACTTCGATTTGACCCAAAAGACATTGAGGGTGGCTCTGACTGGCTATCTTATGCCCTCAACTTTGGCGCCAACATTAATAATGACGATGACTCTGTATCGTTTGCCTTTAGAGGGCTAGCGGGTGGTTATCCGGGCGTATATAACATGATGCGCTACTTTGAAAAGATCAAAGAATACAACCGTATGGAGAATCGTGATATATGGGAGTATAAGCTTAACTATACCCCAGAAGAAGTTGATTTGATCTTAACACATGTGTGGGAACTGAAAGATATTAACTTTGATTATTATTTTTTTGATGAAAACTGTGCCTTTAGACTCTTAGAGTTATTAGAGTTAGTCAGACCTGAGGTTAACTTAACGGCTCGCTTTAAGCTTGATGCGATACCGACCAATACCGTAAGAGCTGTCGTTGAAGAGGGCTTGGTCGAGAGCACTCATTTTAGGCCGTCTGAGTTGGCTGAACTCCATGCCCGTATTGACTCGCTACCAAAGTCTATTCAGCGTTTGGGTAAGGAACTATCTAATGATATTGATGTAATGCAACAGCCTGAGTTCAAAGCGCTCGATCAAGCGCAGCAGGGTGAGGTGGTTCAAATAGCCTATAGCTATCTGCGTTATGTGCAACTGCAAATTCCACGAGATGATGAGATGGCGAAAAGGAGTTATCAGTTACTGCTCGCGTTGAATAAGCTGTCCTCTGAAAAGGTGGTGGTCGAGCGTCCAGCCGCCCCAGAAACAGGTCACAAGACCATAACTGCGGGTGTGTCGGCAGGGGAGCGCAATGATGATCTCTTCCAGCAAGTTAATTATCGGGTGACTTATCATGATTTGCTAGATAACGAGAAGGGCTATTTACGCGGTGCACAAATTATTCTGTTTAATACCGAGGTACGTCATTATAACGACGACGGTTTAAAGTTTAATCGGTTTGACCTTGTGGATATTACTTCTTTGTCAAAAAGAAATATGTTCCTGAAACCGCTCTCATGGAAGGTCCAAGTTGGCTATGAACGAGTGTATAGCCGAAACGATGAGGTCGGGGTGTTACAGTTAAATGGCGGAGCAGGGCACAGCTATGAGGTTACCAAAAATATTGAGATGTTTGGTCTATTAACAGGCCGAATTGAGCATAACAAACGGTTTAACTCTATTCTTGAGCCGGCTATTGGTGCAGAGGCAGGTATGCTCTACTACTCACCCATAGGTACTCAGAAATTGGATATATCTGGGGCTCAGTTCTTAAATGATGATTATCGTATGAGGGCAGAGTTTGCCCAAAATATTAATCTAGGGGTTGATCACGCATTAAGATTATCGTTAGCGCAAGAGTGGCATAATGATGATGACTTTTTTGATATATCGTTAGGCTATCGGTACTATTTTTAA
- a CDS encoding DUF3015 domain-containing protein has product MKRVLLAASLMTASLSASAVAPGGDSCGWGNLLFEGQSGLPSHVIASITNGTSGNATFGMTSGTNGCSANGTLTYGGKSMINMSSIMGEFSEDVARGHGDALTTVAVALNIKAEDRAVFDSVLHENFAVIFPSENVTAEDAMASVLKVMKADARLSKYAA; this is encoded by the coding sequence ATGAAAAGAGTTTTATTGGCAGCAAGTTTAATGACCGCGTCTTTATCTGCTTCAGCAGTTGCGCCAGGTGGCGATAGCTGTGGTTGGGGTAATTTATTGTTTGAAGGTCAGTCAGGGCTTCCTAGTCACGTGATTGCTTCTATCACTAACGGTACTTCAGGTAACGCAACGTTTGGTATGACTAGTGGAACAAACGGTTGTTCAGCTAATGGAACGCTGACTTATGGCGGCAAGTCCATGATTAATATGTCTAGCATCATGGGTGAGTTTTCAGAAGATGTTGCTCGTGGCCATGGTGATGCATTGACTACCGTTGCAGTTGCTCTAAACATCAAAGCTGAAGATCGTGCAGTTTTTGACTCAGTTCTACACGAAAACTTTGCGGTTATTTTCCCAAGTGAAAATGTGACGGCTGAAGATGCAATGGCTTCAGTATTAAAAGTAATGAAAGCTGACGCTCGTTTAAGCAAGTACGCTGCTTAA
- a CDS encoding alpha/beta hydrolase produces the protein MLKPLSVDHHAPPSSVNPLVYLAFALSLLTISGCSGLFFFPDKNHYFTPKQANIDFTDIYLETEDGETIHGWHLKPNQKSKGIVYFLHGNAENISTHTGSVVWLIEEGYEIFALDYRGFGKSTGKPDLHGALIDIKKGYDWVISKDGPNQPNIFILGQSLGAALTLSFASHSKGLESQVSGIIVDAGFPSFRGIANEKLSEFWLTWPLQYPLSWLIPSKYDAENHINKIAPIPLLVIHSTNDVVIPFHHGERIYQQASSPREFLPTNTNHTATFSSAGYMDYTLRFIEYYSKPQ, from the coding sequence ATGCTCAAACCATTATCCGTTGATCACCACGCCCCACCTTCATCCGTTAACCCGCTGGTTTATCTCGCGTTTGCTTTATCGCTGTTAACTATAAGCGGTTGTAGTGGGCTGTTCTTTTTCCCAGACAAAAATCATTACTTTACGCCCAAGCAAGCCAACATTGACTTTACAGATATTTATTTAGAGACAGAAGACGGCGAAACGATCCATGGCTGGCATTTAAAGCCTAATCAAAAAAGCAAAGGAATCGTCTACTTTTTACATGGTAATGCTGAAAACATTAGCACTCATACAGGTAGCGTTGTATGGCTGATAGAAGAAGGCTATGAAATATTCGCTTTAGATTATCGAGGCTTTGGCAAATCTACCGGCAAACCTGACCTGCATGGTGCGCTCATCGATATTAAAAAAGGATATGATTGGGTAATCTCCAAAGACGGCCCCAACCAACCCAATATATTTATCTTAGGCCAAAGTTTAGGAGCTGCTCTTACTCTTAGTTTTGCCAGCCATAGCAAAGGGTTAGAGTCTCAAGTTAGCGGTATCATTGTTGACGCAGGGTTCCCGAGCTTTAGAGGCATAGCAAACGAAAAGTTAAGTGAGTTTTGGCTTACATGGCCTTTACAGTACCCTCTTTCGTGGTTAATCCCCTCTAAATACGATGCTGAAAACCACATCAACAAAATTGCTCCGATACCTCTACTGGTTATTCACAGCACTAACGATGTTGTTATTCCATTTCATCATGGTGAAAGGATCTATCAACAAGCATCATCTCCGAGAGAGTTTCTCCCTACCAACACCAACCATACAGCAACCTTCAGCTCTGCAGGCTATATGGATTACACATTGAGGTTTATTGAATACTACTCAAAACCGCAATAA
- the pnp gene encoding polyribonucleotide nucleotidyltransferase, which produces MTTVTKTFKYGNSSVTLETGRIARQATGAVLVSVDDTSVLVAVTAAKTTKPGQDFFPLSVHYQERKYSVGKIPGGFIKRENRPSEKETLTSRLIDRPIRPLFPKGFMNEVQVVCQVMSANKTQDADIAAMIGVSAALSISGIPFNGPIGAARVAFTDEDGYVLNPSFEQLETSLLDMVVAGTKEAVLMVESEAKELTEDEMLGAVLFAHQEMQVVVDAVAEFAAEAGKEKWEWTPEEVNQSLFDAVKAGYADQINEAYTISDKMARYSRLGEIRTEAVEKLAGDEEGQPTAEDVKGFFSKLEKDIVRTRIIKGEPRIDGRDTKTVRGVNVEVGVLQNTHGSALFTRGETQAIVTTTLGTARDSQLVETLQGEQKEAFMLHYNFPSYSVGECGRMGAPGRREIGHGKLASRGIQAVLPTQEDFPYAIRVVSEITESNGSSSMASVCGSSLALMDAGVPLKAPVAGIAMGLVKEGSEFAVLTDILGDEDHLGDMDFKVAGTEEGVTALQMDIKIEGITEEIMEIALEQAQNARIEILGEMNKVIQTSREKVSDKAPSMHNLKVHPDKIRDIIGKGGATIRSICEETGASIDIEDDGSVRVYADTLEGAEAAILRINEITAEAEVGAVYEGKVERIVDFGAFVNILPGKDGLVHISQISQERIENVKDVLSEGQMVKVKVLDVDARGRIKLTMKGLEEGAEG; this is translated from the coding sequence GTGACTACGGTAACAAAAACTTTTAAATACGGTAATTCTTCAGTGACCTTGGAAACAGGTCGCATCGCGCGTCAAGCAACAGGCGCTGTACTTGTGTCAGTAGATGACACCTCTGTTTTGGTGGCGGTAACTGCTGCAAAGACAACTAAACCAGGACAAGACTTTTTCCCATTGTCTGTTCACTATCAAGAAAGAAAATACTCAGTAGGTAAAATTCCAGGTGGTTTCATAAAGCGTGAAAACCGTCCTAGTGAAAAAGAAACGTTAACTTCACGCTTAATTGATCGCCCAATTCGTCCTTTGTTCCCTAAAGGTTTCATGAACGAAGTTCAGGTTGTTTGTCAGGTAATGTCTGCAAACAAGACTCAGGACGCAGATATTGCTGCAATGATCGGTGTTTCTGCCGCCTTAAGTATCTCAGGTATTCCGTTTAATGGCCCAATCGGTGCGGCACGTGTTGCCTTTACAGATGAAGACGGATACGTATTGAACCCTTCTTTCGAACAGTTAGAAACTTCACTGCTCGATATGGTGGTAGCTGGCACTAAAGAAGCCGTGTTGATGGTTGAGTCTGAAGCTAAAGAGCTTACTGAAGACGAGATGTTAGGTGCTGTATTATTTGCTCACCAAGAGATGCAAGTAGTGGTTGACGCTGTTGCTGAGTTTGCTGCTGAAGCAGGTAAAGAGAAGTGGGAGTGGACACCTGAAGAAGTTAATCAGTCACTGTTTGATGCCGTTAAAGCAGGTTATGCTGATCAGATAAATGAAGCGTATACCATCAGTGATAAAATGGCTCGTTATAGCCGTCTAGGTGAAATTCGTACTGAAGCAGTCGAGAAGCTTGCGGGTGATGAAGAAGGTCAGCCAACTGCTGAAGACGTTAAAGGCTTCTTTAGTAAGCTTGAAAAAGACATCGTACGTACCCGTATTATCAAGGGTGAGCCGCGCATCGACGGACGTGACACTAAAACTGTTCGTGGTGTAAATGTAGAAGTGGGTGTTTTGCAAAATACACACGGTTCTGCTCTATTTACTCGTGGCGAGACTCAAGCAATTGTCACAACTACACTTGGCACGGCGAGAGACTCTCAGCTTGTAGAAACACTACAGGGCGAGCAAAAAGAAGCATTTATGCTGCACTACAACTTCCCATCATATTCTGTGGGTGAGTGTGGCCGTATGGGGGCTCCAGGCCGTCGTGAGATTGGACATGGTAAATTGGCTAGTCGCGGCATTCAGGCAGTACTGCCAACTCAGGAAGATTTCCCTTACGCCATTCGTGTTGTATCTGAAATTACTGAGTCTAACGGCTCAAGCTCAATGGCTAGTGTGTGCGGTAGCAGCTTGGCGTTGATGGATGCAGGTGTTCCTCTTAAAGCACCTGTTGCTGGTATTGCAATGGGCTTGGTCAAAGAAGGCAGTGAGTTTGCAGTATTGACGGACATCTTGGGTGATGAAGATCACTTGGGAGATATGGACTTTAAAGTAGCCGGTACTGAAGAAGGTGTAACGGCACTTCAGATGGATATTAAGATCGAAGGTATCACTGAAGAGATCATGGAAATCGCATTAGAGCAAGCTCAGAATGCGCGTATTGAAATCTTGGGTGAGATGAACAAAGTTATCCAGACTTCACGTGAGAAAGTCTCTGATAAAGCGCCTTCAATGCACAATCTTAAGGTTCACCCTGACAAGATTCGTGACATCATTGGTAAGGGTGGTGCAACTATCCGTTCTATCTGTGAAGAAACCGGCGCTTCTATTGATATTGAAGACGATGGTTCTGTTCGTGTTTACGCTGACACACTAGAAGGCGCAGAAGCTGCGATTCTTCGTATCAACGAAATTACTGCAGAAGCTGAAGTCGGCGCTGTTTATGAAGGTAAGGTAGAGCGGATCGTTGATTTTGGTGCGTTTGTTAATATCTTGCCGGGTAAAGACGGTCTGGTACACATCTCTCAAATCTCTCAAGAGCGTATTGAGAACGTGAAAGATGTTCTTTCAGAAGGTCAAATGGTTAAGGTTAAAGTGCTAGATGTTGATGCACGTGGCCGTATCAAGTTGACAATGAAAGGTCTTGAAGAGGGTGCAGAGGGTTAA
- the rpsO gene encoding 30S ribosomal protein S15 produces the protein MALSAEEKSKVVSEYQRVEGDTGSPEVQVALLTVNINKLQGHFKENKQDHHSRRGLIRMVNQRRKLLDYLKKKDASRYVDLIARLGLRR, from the coding sequence ATGGCTTTAAGTGCCGAAGAAAAATCAAAAGTTGTAAGTGAGTACCAGCGTGTTGAAGGCGATACTGGTTCTCCAGAAGTTCAAGTTGCTTTGTTGACGGTTAACATCAACAAATTGCAGGGTCACTTCAAAGAGAACAAGCAGGATCACCACTCACGTCGCGGTCTTATTCGCATGGTTAACCAACGTCGTAAGCTGCTTGATTACCTGAAGAAGAAAGACGCAAGCCGTTATGTTGATCTAATCGCTAGACTTGGTCTACGTCGTTAA
- the truB gene encoding tRNA pseudouridine(55) synthase TruB, with protein sequence MGRRKKGRKISGVLLLDKPTGITSNKALQKVRWLFDANKAGHTGNLDPLATGVLPICFGEATKFSRYLLDADKAYRTTAKLGVITDSGDSDGNVLETRPVDELQREQLLSIINRFVGDIEQLPPMYSALKHNGKPLYEYARAGLDVERKIRTIKIFKIDLLDIRDGEFDLEVYCSKGTYIRTLVEDIGAVLGCGAHVSMLRRIEAGPFALDKTVTIEQLETLQESDGVSALDPFLLPIDIMLDGFDRICLNSEQSGSILQGQAVRILHSLKPGLVRLYDQDDLQGERFIGMAEIMDDGEIAPRRLVNFESSE encoded by the coding sequence TTGGGGAGAAGAAAAAAAGGTCGTAAGATCAGCGGTGTTCTGCTGTTAGATAAGCCTACGGGGATCACATCTAATAAAGCACTCCAAAAAGTTCGCTGGTTGTTTGATGCCAACAAAGCGGGACATACGGGTAACCTAGATCCATTGGCGACAGGCGTGTTGCCGATATGCTTTGGTGAAGCTACCAAGTTTTCTCGTTATTTGTTAGATGCAGATAAAGCTTATCGTACCACTGCTAAATTGGGTGTGATCACTGATAGTGGTGATAGTGACGGCAATGTTCTTGAAACAAGGCCTGTTGACGAATTACAACGCGAACAGCTGCTCAGTATTATTAATCGTTTTGTTGGCGATATAGAGCAACTCCCTCCAATGTATTCAGCGCTAAAGCACAACGGTAAACCGTTATATGAGTATGCCCGTGCCGGTTTAGACGTTGAACGCAAAATACGTACGATCAAGATATTTAAGATTGATTTGCTCGACATCAGAGATGGTGAATTTGATCTTGAAGTGTATTGTAGTAAGGGTACTTATATTCGCACGTTAGTAGAAGATATTGGGGCTGTATTAGGGTGCGGGGCCCACGTATCGATGCTACGCAGAATCGAGGCAGGCCCTTTTGCTTTAGACAAAACAGTTACGATCGAGCAGTTAGAAACACTGCAAGAGAGTGATGGTGTGTCAGCCTTAGACCCATTTTTGCTTCCGATCGATATAATGTTAGATGGATTTGATCGAATTTGTCTAAATAGTGAGCAATCTGGCTCGATTTTACAAGGGCAAGCAGTTAGAATACTGCATTCTTTAAAACCTGGTTTGGTTCGTCTTTATGATCAAGATGACCTACAAGGTGAACGATTTATCGGCATGGCCGAGATAATGGACGATGGCGAAATAGCGCCACGTCGATTAGTGAATTTCGAATCTAGTGAATAG
- the rbfA gene encoding 30S ribosome-binding factor RbfA → MPKEFSRTQRVADQIQRELAQLVQTGLKDPRIGMVTINDVRVSRDMGYADVYITVLAAEELNEHSDEIKLTLEVLNKAAGFLRNELGRAIQIRMVPHLRFYFDKTVGEGRRMSSLIDQARSKDQALASKGSDSSPEDLEG, encoded by the coding sequence ATGCCTAAAGAATTTAGTCGTACCCAAAGAGTCGCGGATCAGATCCAGCGTGAATTAGCTCAGTTAGTTCAAACCGGGCTGAAAGATCCTCGAATTGGCATGGTCACGATCAATGACGTAAGAGTCAGTCGCGATATGGGGTATGCCGACGTATACATTACTGTTCTGGCCGCAGAAGAGTTAAATGAGCACTCCGATGAGATCAAGTTAACCCTCGAAGTCCTTAATAAGGCGGCAGGGTTCTTGCGCAATGAGTTAGGTCGAGCTATTCAAATTCGAATGGTTCCTCACCTAAGATTCTATTTTGATAAAACCGTAGGTGAAGGTCGCAGAATGTCTTCACTGATCGATCAGGCGCGTTCAAAAGATCAAGCGCTTGCGAGTAAAGGTTCAGACTCTTCACCTGAAGACTTAGAGGGTTAA